In one Corallococcus sp. EGB genomic region, the following are encoded:
- a CDS encoding thioesterase family protein: protein MVEARLRVIYGDTDQMGVVYYANYFRYFEFARSEFFRAHGGSYRELESTGLLLPVVEASAAYKASARYDDMLLIRTTLSELRRASLVFTYELLRDGDVPALLCTGRTMHACVGRDGRPQRLPEAIARLKAADDTDT from the coding sequence ATGGTCGAGGCACGGCTGCGCGTCATCTATGGCGACACGGATCAGATGGGGGTCGTCTACTACGCGAACTACTTCCGCTACTTCGAGTTCGCCCGCAGCGAGTTCTTCCGTGCCCACGGAGGCAGCTACCGGGAGCTGGAGAGCACCGGGCTGCTCCTGCCCGTGGTGGAGGCCAGCGCCGCGTACAAGGCCTCCGCGCGCTACGACGACATGCTCCTCATCCGCACCACCCTGAGCGAGTTGCGCCGCGCGTCACTCGTGTTCACATACGAGCTGCTGCGCGACGGGGACGTCCCCGCGCTCCTGTGCACCGGCCGCACCATGCACGCCTGCGTGGGGCGCGACGGCAGGCCCCAGCGGCTCCCCGAAGCCATCGCCCGCCTGAAGGCCGCGGACGACACCGACACCTGA
- a CDS encoding type II toxin-antitoxin system RatA family toxin: MAGATRTITINAPVEKVFDIITNYDRYPEFLPEVKKITTGKRQGNTVEVHYEVDVVKRIRYSIRVTEERPKRMSWTFIEGEVMKDNKGSWTLEPEGEGKTRATYNVEMALGALIPKAIINTLTETQLPKMLDAFKRRAEST, translated from the coding sequence ATGGCCGGCGCCACGCGCACCATCACCATCAACGCCCCCGTCGAGAAGGTCTTCGACATCATCACGAACTACGACCGCTACCCGGAGTTCCTCCCGGAGGTGAAGAAGATCACCACCGGGAAGCGCCAGGGGAACACCGTCGAGGTGCACTACGAGGTCGATGTGGTGAAGCGCATCCGCTACTCCATCCGCGTCACCGAGGAGCGCCCCAAGCGCATGTCCTGGACCTTCATCGAGGGCGAGGTGATGAAGGACAACAAGGGCAGCTGGACGCTGGAGCCCGAGGGCGAGGGCAAGACGCGCGCGACCTACAACGTGGAGATGGCCCTGGGCGCCCTCATCCCCAAGGCCATCATCAACACCCTCACGGAGACCCAGCTCCCCAAGATGCTGGACGCCTTCAAGCGCCGCGCCGAGAGCACCTAG
- the nadC gene encoding carboxylating nicotinate-nucleotide diphosphorylase, with protein MQQDYLDRLIALSLDEDLGAAGDVTSLAVVPADAEGSGELVAKEQMIIAGLDAFVRVFHMVDAEVDVQVLKRDGEEIKPKVVAAKVHGKLRSLLAAERTALNLVQRAAGIATLAQQAVTAVRGSKLRVLDTRKTPPGMRGLAKHAVRMGGASNHRFGLFDGILIKDNHIAAVGGDITEAVRRAKLNGPRLVKIEVEVTNFKQLEEALVAGADVIMLDNMDDAQIREAVKLTANRVPIEVSGGVTLDRLPRLAKLGVDFVSMGALTHSARAMDLSLEIQTTKRSARKPRSAQG; from the coding sequence GTGCAGCAGGATTATCTCGATCGGCTCATCGCGCTGTCCCTCGACGAGGACCTCGGTGCGGCGGGGGACGTCACCTCGCTGGCGGTGGTCCCCGCGGATGCGGAGGGCAGCGGTGAGCTGGTCGCGAAGGAGCAGATGATCATCGCCGGCCTGGATGCCTTCGTCCGCGTCTTCCACATGGTGGACGCGGAGGTGGACGTGCAGGTCCTCAAGCGGGACGGCGAGGAGATCAAACCGAAGGTCGTCGCCGCGAAGGTCCACGGCAAGCTGCGCTCGCTGCTGGCCGCGGAGCGCACCGCGCTCAACCTGGTGCAGCGCGCGGCGGGCATCGCGACGCTGGCCCAGCAGGCGGTGACGGCGGTGCGGGGGTCGAAGCTGCGGGTGCTGGACACGCGCAAGACGCCGCCGGGCATGCGTGGGCTCGCGAAGCACGCGGTGCGCATGGGCGGCGCGTCCAACCACCGCTTCGGCCTCTTCGACGGAATCCTCATCAAGGACAATCACATCGCGGCGGTGGGTGGCGACATCACCGAAGCGGTGCGCCGCGCGAAGCTGAATGGTCCCCGGCTGGTGAAGATCGAGGTGGAGGTCACCAACTTCAAGCAGCTGGAGGAGGCGCTCGTGGCGGGCGCGGACGTCATCATGTTGGACAACATGGACGACGCGCAGATCCGCGAAGCGGTGAAGCTGACGGCGAACCGCGTGCCCATCGAGGTGTCGGGCGGCGTCACGCTGGACCGGCTGCCGCGGCTGGCGAAGCTGGGCGTGGACTTCGTGTCCATGGGCGCGCTGACGCACTCGGCGCGGGCCATGGACCTGTCGCTGGAGATCCAGACGACGAAGAGGTCCGCACGCAAGCCCCGCTCCGCGCAGGGCTGA
- a CDS encoding ADP-ribosylglycohydrolase family protein, with product MPPPPKRRTTGPDPLPGQRARGALLGLAIGNALAVPTAGRPFYAPAFPQLAEGPYLGMHGGGPHDLRKGQVTEPTQLAVALALSLRDMKRYDAGDALKRYRAWQSHAISVSEPMKELFQECDASLPPQLMHSGKRVWLKNLRRLAPAGALPRVVPLGIHLARDSFALAKAALEDTALTHFDPRSQLASAGLCAAIAKAVTGGPNLKAADLLPAAEVGISLAGAALGKQEKDYVQEVAQAAALLREDLALAARDDPQLYGPELHMHRPGNNAVRAAFRLAFWELLHVPTAEAALLDVIHRGGDTEVHAAVTGALVGAFHGEEALPEEWRQKVLLALQPYNPLQKGTVLWEVYHPRHLLLLAPA from the coding sequence ATGCCTCCTCCTCCCAAGCGACGCACCACGGGGCCCGACCCGTTGCCCGGCCAGCGCGCCCGGGGGGCCCTGCTGGGCCTCGCCATCGGCAACGCGCTCGCCGTCCCCACCGCGGGGAGGCCCTTCTACGCGCCGGCCTTCCCCCAGCTCGCCGAGGGGCCGTACCTGGGCATGCACGGAGGCGGCCCGCACGACCTGCGCAAGGGGCAGGTGACGGAACCCACCCAGCTGGCGGTGGCGCTGGCCCTGAGCCTGCGGGACATGAAGCGCTACGACGCGGGGGACGCCCTCAAGCGCTACCGGGCCTGGCAGTCCCACGCCATCTCCGTCAGCGAGCCCATGAAGGAGCTGTTCCAGGAATGTGACGCCAGCCTCCCGCCGCAGCTGATGCACTCCGGCAAGCGCGTCTGGTTGAAGAACCTCCGGCGCCTGGCCCCCGCGGGCGCCCTGCCGCGGGTGGTCCCCCTGGGCATCCACCTGGCGAGGGACTCGTTCGCGCTGGCGAAGGCCGCGCTGGAGGACACCGCCCTCACCCACTTCGACCCGCGCAGCCAGCTGGCCAGCGCGGGGCTGTGCGCCGCCATCGCCAAGGCGGTGACGGGTGGCCCGAACCTGAAGGCCGCGGACCTGCTGCCCGCCGCCGAGGTGGGCATCTCCCTGGCGGGCGCCGCCCTGGGGAAGCAGGAGAAGGACTACGTGCAGGAGGTGGCCCAGGCCGCGGCCCTGCTGCGCGAGGACCTGGCCCTCGCGGCCAGGGACGACCCGCAGCTCTACGGGCCGGAGCTGCACATGCACCGGCCCGGCAACAACGCGGTGCGTGCCGCGTTCCGGCTGGCCTTCTGGGAGCTGCTCCACGTCCCCACGGCCGAGGCCGCGCTGCTGGACGTCATCCACCGGGGCGGCGACACGGAGGTCCACGCCGCCGTGACGGGAGCCCTGGTGGGCGCCTTCCATGGGGAGGAGGCCCTGCCGGAGGAGTGGCGCCAGAAGGTCCTCCTGGCCTTGCAGCCCTACAACCCCCTCCAGAAGGGCACGGTGCTGTGGGAGGTGTACCACCCCCGGCACCTGCTGCTCCTGGCACCGGCGTAA
- a CDS encoding valine--tRNA ligase: MTDTTELSKAYEPSEVEARWYNHWLERNYFRAEAPSAKPPFSIVLPPPNVTGSLHIGHALTATIQDILTRWKRMSGFNALWLPGTDHAGIATQMVVEKELKKTEGKSRHDLGREAFLERVWTWKGKFGARIGEQHRYLGASLDWSRERFTMDEVSSAAVREVFVRLYEEGLMYRAQKLINWCPSCRTALSDLEVEHEEKNGSLWHIRYPVKDSDRTLTVATTRPETLLGDTAVAVHPEDPRYLGLVGRSVSLPLTDREIPIIADAELVNMEFGTGVVKVTPAHDFNDYQTGLRHKLPMLSILDEAARMTKDTGKYAGLDRAEARKQVLADLTEQGLLEKEEPHKLSVGTCQRCATVVEPRLSPQWFIKIEPLAKPAIEAVQQGRTKFVPESWTNTYFHWMNNIHDWCVSRQLWWGHQIPAWYCTACTPPEERSKDTADVIVSRTAPESCPKCGGKELTQDPDVLDTWFSSALWPFSTLGWPKQTADLQTFYPTSVMETGHDIIFFWVARMMMMGLHFMNDVPFRTVYLHAMVRDEKGEKMSKTKGNVIDPLDVILGAKAESLQPSLRNRFPQGMPAFGADALRFTLASLTQQGRDIKLSMDRLGGYKAFCNKLWNASRFALMNMGDFSLDKTPLEGRALTLADRWILSRLQKATMETHASLEAFGFAEAASTLYQFLWAEFCDWYIELAKGSLYGDDAEAKDTTRAVLVTCLDRILRLMHPFMPFITEEIWQKLPMSRPTESICIAAYPEPEPARVDAGAEAEMAPVIAAIEGVRTLRGESNLPPSAKVKAVVQSPDATTRELLERWRAYLMPLAGLSEVVVGPPGAKPPQAAAFVSGNLEIYVPLAGLVDLDAERDRLKKEIARSEQELAGLQRKLDNPNFVARAPPDVVEKDKARVAELQERTVKLQDHLQRIAPEPPMSETPSPLPGSTESEAPEASEVPAPETAQVKVATEPPAPKGEEVNLGQELKGEIEAEEASKSPQAADPVVEEALNKLREGTKEGLSAADHHDLGVAYMSMGLVDDAMREFDRAKEGGDTREAPEGSAEPVKAPAKKAAGKKASAKKAAGKKTAAKAAGKKAPAKKAAGKKAPAKKAAGKKPAAKKASAKKAAGKKAPAKKASAKKAAGKKTAAKKAAAKKSTRGKPARKARR, from the coding sequence AACCACTGGCTGGAGCGCAACTACTTCCGCGCCGAAGCCCCTTCCGCCAAGCCGCCGTTCAGCATCGTGCTGCCGCCGCCCAACGTGACGGGCAGCCTGCACATCGGCCACGCGCTCACCGCGACCATCCAGGACATCCTCACGCGCTGGAAGCGGATGAGCGGCTTCAACGCGCTCTGGCTGCCCGGCACGGACCACGCGGGCATCGCCACGCAGATGGTGGTGGAGAAGGAGCTCAAGAAGACGGAAGGCAAGAGCCGCCACGACCTGGGCCGCGAGGCGTTCCTCGAGCGCGTCTGGACGTGGAAGGGCAAGTTCGGCGCGCGCATCGGTGAGCAGCACCGCTACCTGGGCGCGTCGCTGGACTGGAGCCGCGAGCGCTTCACCATGGACGAGGTGTCCTCGGCCGCGGTGCGCGAGGTGTTCGTCCGGCTGTACGAAGAGGGCCTGATGTACCGGGCCCAGAAGCTCATCAACTGGTGCCCGTCCTGCCGCACGGCCCTCTCCGACCTCGAGGTGGAGCACGAGGAGAAGAACGGCTCGCTCTGGCACATCCGCTACCCGGTGAAGGACAGCGACCGGACGCTCACGGTGGCGACCACGCGCCCGGAGACGCTCCTGGGCGACACGGCCGTCGCCGTGCACCCGGAGGATCCGCGCTACCTGGGCCTGGTGGGCCGCAGCGTGAGCCTGCCGCTCACCGACCGCGAGATCCCCATCATCGCGGACGCGGAGCTGGTGAACATGGAGTTCGGCACCGGCGTGGTGAAGGTCACGCCCGCGCACGACTTCAACGACTACCAGACGGGCCTGCGCCACAAGCTGCCGATGCTGTCCATCCTGGACGAAGCGGCGCGGATGACGAAGGACACCGGCAAGTACGCGGGCCTGGATCGCGCGGAGGCGCGCAAGCAGGTGCTGGCGGACCTGACGGAGCAGGGCCTGCTGGAGAAGGAGGAGCCGCACAAGCTGAGCGTGGGCACCTGCCAGCGCTGCGCCACGGTGGTGGAGCCGCGCCTGTCGCCGCAGTGGTTCATCAAGATTGAACCGCTGGCGAAGCCGGCCATCGAGGCGGTGCAGCAGGGCCGCACGAAGTTCGTCCCCGAGTCCTGGACGAACACGTACTTCCACTGGATGAACAACATCCACGACTGGTGCGTGAGCCGCCAGCTGTGGTGGGGCCACCAGATCCCCGCGTGGTACTGCACGGCGTGCACGCCCCCCGAGGAGCGCTCGAAGGACACCGCGGACGTCATCGTGTCGCGCACGGCGCCGGAGTCCTGCCCCAAGTGCGGCGGCAAGGAGCTGACGCAGGATCCGGACGTGCTGGACACCTGGTTCTCGTCCGCGCTGTGGCCGTTCTCCACGCTGGGCTGGCCGAAGCAGACGGCGGACCTCCAGACCTTCTACCCGACGTCCGTGATGGAGACGGGCCACGACATCATCTTCTTCTGGGTCGCCCGGATGATGATGATGGGCCTGCACTTCATGAACGACGTGCCCTTCCGCACCGTGTACCTGCACGCGATGGTGCGCGACGAGAAGGGCGAGAAGATGTCCAAGACGAAGGGGAACGTGATTGATCCCCTGGACGTCATCCTCGGCGCGAAGGCGGAGTCGCTGCAGCCGTCCTTGCGCAACCGCTTCCCGCAGGGCATGCCCGCGTTCGGCGCGGACGCGCTGCGCTTCACGCTCGCGTCGCTCACGCAGCAGGGCCGGGACATCAAGCTGTCCATGGACCGGCTGGGGGGCTACAAGGCGTTCTGCAACAAGCTGTGGAACGCCAGCCGCTTCGCCCTGATGAACATGGGCGACTTCAGCCTGGACAAGACGCCGCTGGAGGGCCGCGCGCTGACGCTGGCGGACCGGTGGATCCTCTCCCGGCTGCAGAAGGCCACGATGGAGACGCACGCCTCGCTGGAGGCGTTCGGCTTCGCGGAGGCCGCGTCCACGCTGTACCAGTTCCTGTGGGCGGAGTTCTGCGACTGGTACATTGAACTGGCCAAGGGCTCGCTGTACGGCGACGACGCGGAGGCCAAGGACACCACGCGCGCGGTGCTGGTGACGTGCCTGGATCGCATCCTGCGGCTGATGCACCCGTTCATGCCGTTCATCACCGAGGAGATCTGGCAGAAGCTGCCGATGTCCCGGCCCACGGAGAGCATCTGCATCGCGGCGTACCCGGAGCCGGAGCCGGCCCGGGTGGACGCGGGCGCGGAGGCGGAGATGGCGCCGGTCATCGCGGCCATCGAGGGCGTGCGCACGCTGCGCGGCGAGAGCAACCTGCCGCCGTCCGCCAAGGTGAAGGCGGTGGTGCAGAGCCCGGACGCGACGACGCGCGAGCTGTTGGAGCGCTGGCGCGCGTACCTGATGCCGCTCGCGGGTCTGTCCGAGGTGGTGGTGGGCCCTCCGGGCGCCAAGCCTCCGCAGGCGGCGGCGTTCGTGAGCGGCAACCTGGAGATCTACGTGCCCCTGGCGGGCCTGGTGGACCTGGACGCGGAGCGCGACCGCCTGAAGAAGGAGATCGCCCGCTCCGAGCAGGAGCTCGCCGGTTTGCAGCGCAAGCTGGACAACCCGAACTTCGTGGCCCGTGCTCCGCCGGACGTGGTGGAGAAGGACAAGGCCCGGGTGGCGGAGCTCCAGGAGCGCACGGTCAAGCTGCAGGATCACCTCCAGCGCATCGCCCCGGAGCCCCCCATGTCCGAGACGCCGTCGCCATTACCGGGCAGCACCGAGTCCGAAGCCCCTGAAGCGTCCGAAGTCCCCGCGCCCGAGACCGCGCAGGTGAAGGTGGCCACCGAGCCGCCGGCACCAAAGGGCGAAGAGGTGAACCTGGGCCAGGAGCTGAAGGGTGAGATCGAGGCGGAAGAGGCCTCGAAGTCGCCCCAGGCGGCGGATCCGGTGGTGGAGGAGGCGCTCAACAAGCTGCGCGAGGGCACCAAGGAAGGCCTGTCCGCGGCGGACCACCACGACCTGGGCGTCGCGTACATGAGCATGGGGCTCGTGGACGATGCGATGCGCGAGTTCGACCGGGCCAAGGAGGGTGGCGACACCCGTGAGGCGCCGGAGGGCTCGGCGGAGCCGGTGAAGGCCCCCGCGAAGAAGGCCGCGGGGAAGAAGGCTTCCGCGAAGAAGGCCGCGGGCAAGAAGACCGCCGCGAAGGCCGCGGGCAAGAAGGCCCCTGCGAAGAAGGCGGCGGGCAAGAAGGCTCCGGCGAAGAAGGCCGCGGGCAAGAAGCCGGCCGCGAAGAAGGCCTCTGCGAAGAAGGCCGCGGGCAAGAAGGCTCCGGCGAAGAAGGCCTCCGCGAAGAAGGCGGCGGGGAAGAAGACCGCCGCGAAGAAGGCGGCGGCGAAGAAGTCCACTCGGGGCAAGCCGGCTCGCAAGGCGCGCCGGTAG
- the glpX gene encoding class II fructose-bisphosphatase, with protein sequence MDRNLAMEVVRVTEMAAIASARLMGRGNKDESDQAAVDAMRRAFDALHIDGTVVIGEGERDEAPMLYIGEKVGRREDGAPPVDIALDPLEGTNLCAYGRPGSISVVAMSSQGGLLNAPDTYMEKLAVGPRAKGAIDLRKSPTENLRSIAERMKLYVEDLTVMILDRERHADLIKEVRAAGARVRLIEDGDVAGAIATCFEGSGVDVLMGIGGAPEGVIAAAAIRATGGDMQGRLVPRNQGEIERAKKMGITDIHKIYAAEDLARGEVMFAATGVTSGDFLKGVRFFGGGCETHSVVMRSKTGTVRFIQSIHKFDKKPGYAP encoded by the coding sequence ATGGATCGCAACCTGGCAATGGAGGTCGTGCGCGTCACCGAGATGGCGGCCATCGCCTCCGCCCGCCTCATGGGCCGCGGCAACAAGGACGAGTCCGACCAGGCCGCCGTGGACGCGATGCGCCGCGCCTTCGACGCGCTGCACATCGACGGCACGGTCGTCATCGGCGAGGGCGAGCGCGACGAGGCGCCCATGCTCTACATCGGTGAGAAGGTGGGCCGCCGCGAGGACGGCGCCCCCCCGGTGGACATCGCCCTGGACCCGCTGGAGGGCACCAACCTGTGCGCCTACGGCCGCCCGGGCTCCATCTCCGTCGTGGCCATGTCCAGCCAGGGCGGCCTGCTCAACGCGCCCGACACGTACATGGAGAAGCTCGCCGTGGGCCCGCGCGCCAAGGGCGCCATCGACCTGCGCAAGTCCCCCACGGAGAACCTGCGCTCCATCGCGGAGCGCATGAAGCTCTACGTGGAGGACCTCACGGTCATGATTCTGGACCGCGAGCGCCACGCCGACCTCATCAAGGAGGTCCGCGCCGCGGGCGCCCGCGTGCGCCTCATCGAGGACGGTGACGTGGCGGGCGCCATCGCCACCTGCTTCGAGGGCTCCGGCGTGGACGTGCTCATGGGCATCGGCGGCGCGCCTGAAGGCGTCATCGCCGCGGCCGCCATCCGCGCCACCGGCGGCGACATGCAGGGCCGGCTCGTGCCCCGCAACCAGGGCGAGATTGAACGCGCGAAGAAGATGGGCATCACCGACATCCACAAGATCTACGCCGCGGAGGACCTGGCCAGGGGCGAGGTGATGTTCGCGGCCACCGGCGTCACCAGCGGCGACTTCCTCAAGGGCGTGCGCTTCTTCGGCGGCGGCTGCGAGACGCACTCCGTCGTCATGCGCAGCAAGACGGGCACCGTCCGCTTCATCCAGTCCATCCACAAGTTCGACAAGAAGCCGGGCTACGCGCCGTAA
- a CDS encoding alkaline phosphatase family protein, translating to MSRLLAALLLLFALPASAKAPKLTLFISVDALGSDLLLRSRPRLTGGLGRLLSTGAYFPYARYAYAEARTAPGHATLATGANPWRHGIVDNDTYDRAAGQAVQVYTDPTHPVLNAETPPGSDTSPVNLMAETLADRLRVATQGRGKVVALSYKARAAIPLAGRQGQAWWFDEATGRMVTSTWYAKEEPAWMQAFNARKLADAGFSKTWELSRPRAEYVGEDDRPMEPEAYGMGRVFPHELKGGLQAPGPASYRAFAVSGYSHDLLVQAAKAALEGEGLGKDDVPDILAVSFSGTDAVFHAFGPYSWEMQDTMLRLDQAIGELIAAAERAAGGKANLVIALSADHGGAEIPEAWAQAGVPAARLNPVEAAKGLTQELKAKFGVDVTAKMLELDVYLGGKALESGQVEAVAVRRAAAAWLAKQPYAAWAVAKDDLDTASDAGGLMAAMRRGYYPVRSGDVVFMAKPFQVVSDYPRGTNHGTPYSYDTQVPVVFAGKGVKPGLYLEEINPVDVAPTLSALLEMGMPASAEGKPRAEALTGAR from the coding sequence ATGTCGCGTCTGCTCGCCGCCCTCCTGCTGCTTTTCGCCCTGCCCGCCTCCGCCAAGGCCCCGAAGCTCACGCTGTTCATCAGCGTGGACGCGCTGGGCAGCGACCTCCTGCTCCGAAGCCGTCCGCGCCTCACGGGGGGCCTGGGGCGGCTGCTCTCCACTGGCGCGTACTTCCCCTACGCCCGGTACGCCTACGCGGAGGCCCGGACGGCTCCGGGCCACGCGACGCTGGCCACGGGCGCGAACCCCTGGCGCCACGGCATCGTGGACAACGACACCTACGACCGCGCTGCGGGCCAGGCGGTCCAGGTCTACACGGACCCGACGCATCCGGTGTTGAACGCGGAGACGCCCCCGGGGTCGGACACGAGCCCGGTGAACCTGATGGCGGAGACGCTGGCGGACCGGCTGCGCGTGGCCACGCAGGGCCGGGGCAAGGTGGTGGCGCTGTCGTACAAGGCGCGCGCGGCCATTCCGCTGGCCGGGCGGCAGGGCCAGGCCTGGTGGTTCGACGAGGCCACGGGGCGGATGGTGACGAGCACCTGGTACGCGAAGGAGGAGCCCGCGTGGATGCAGGCGTTCAACGCGCGCAAGCTGGCGGACGCGGGGTTCAGCAAGACGTGGGAGCTGTCGCGGCCGCGCGCCGAGTACGTGGGCGAAGATGACCGCCCCATGGAGCCGGAGGCCTACGGCATGGGGCGCGTGTTCCCGCATGAGCTGAAGGGCGGGCTCCAGGCGCCCGGGCCGGCGTCGTACCGGGCGTTCGCGGTGTCGGGGTACTCGCATGACCTGCTGGTGCAGGCGGCCAAGGCGGCGCTGGAGGGCGAGGGCCTGGGCAAGGACGACGTGCCGGACATCCTCGCGGTGAGCTTCAGCGGCACGGACGCGGTGTTCCACGCGTTCGGGCCGTACTCGTGGGAGATGCAGGACACGATGCTGCGGTTGGATCAGGCGATTGGAGAGCTCATCGCCGCGGCCGAGCGCGCGGCGGGGGGCAAGGCGAACCTGGTCATCGCGCTGTCGGCGGACCACGGCGGCGCGGAGATCCCGGAGGCGTGGGCGCAGGCGGGCGTGCCGGCGGCGCGGCTCAACCCGGTGGAGGCGGCGAAGGGGCTGACGCAGGAGCTGAAGGCGAAGTTCGGTGTGGACGTGACGGCGAAGATGTTGGAGCTGGATGTGTACCTGGGCGGCAAGGCGCTGGAGTCCGGCCAGGTGGAGGCGGTGGCGGTGCGGCGCGCGGCGGCGGCGTGGCTGGCGAAGCAGCCCTACGCGGCGTGGGCGGTGGCGAAGGACGACCTGGACACGGCCTCCGACGCGGGAGGGCTCATGGCGGCGATGCGCCGTGGCTACTACCCGGTGCGCAGCGGTGACGTGGTGTTCATGGCGAAGCCGTTCCAGGTGGTGAGCGACTATCCGCGCGGCACGAACCACGGCACGCCGTATTCGTATGACACGCAGGTGCCCGTGGTGTTCGCGGGCAAGGGCGTGAAGCCGGGGTTGTATCTGGAGGAGATCAACCCCGTGGACGTGGCCCCGACCCTGTCCGCGCTGCTGGAGATGGGGATGCCCGCGTCGGCGGAGGGCAAGCCGCGCGCGGAGGCGCTCACCGGGGCACGGTGA